In Streptomyces sp. NBC_01551, one DNA window encodes the following:
- a CDS encoding allantoate amidohydrolase: MWDELAPIGRHADTGGYRRYAWTGADADCRTWFQAQAEARGLTYETDRNGNQWAWLGDPLAGDAVVTGSHLDSVPDGGAFDGPLGVVSSFAALDELRGRGAEFSRPLAITNFGDEEGARFGLACVGSRLAAGQLTKEKAYELRDADGIRLPEAMEAAGYDPDAIGADPERLAQIGAFVELHVEQGRALDLSGDRVGIASAIWPHGRWRFDFHGEANHAGTTRLVDRRDPMLTYAATVLAARTEAALAGAVATFGKIAVEPNGVNAIPSLVRGWLDSRAADQATLDTVVTAIEKAARERADQDGIDLAIVRESFTPVVEFEHALRDEMNRILGGAVPVLGTGAGHDAGILSAAVPTAMLFVRNPTGVSHSPREFAAEDDCVAGVLALADVLEGLACR, from the coding sequence ATGTGGGACGAGCTCGCCCCCATCGGCCGCCACGCGGACACCGGCGGGTACCGCCGCTACGCGTGGACCGGCGCCGACGCCGACTGCCGGACCTGGTTCCAGGCACAGGCCGAGGCCCGCGGCCTCACGTACGAGACCGACCGCAACGGCAACCAGTGGGCCTGGCTCGGCGACCCCCTCGCGGGCGACGCCGTCGTCACCGGCTCCCACCTGGACTCCGTCCCCGACGGCGGCGCCTTCGACGGCCCGCTCGGGGTGGTGTCCTCCTTCGCGGCCCTGGACGAGCTCCGCGGCAGGGGAGCGGAGTTCTCCAGGCCGCTGGCCATCACCAACTTCGGCGACGAGGAAGGGGCCCGGTTCGGCCTCGCCTGCGTCGGCTCCCGGCTCGCCGCCGGGCAGCTGACCAAGGAGAAGGCGTACGAACTGCGCGACGCCGACGGCATCCGGCTGCCCGAGGCCATGGAGGCCGCCGGGTACGACCCCGACGCCATCGGGGCCGACCCCGAACGCCTCGCCCAGATCGGCGCCTTCGTCGAACTCCACGTGGAACAGGGCCGGGCCCTGGACCTGTCCGGCGACCGCGTCGGCATCGCGTCCGCGATCTGGCCGCACGGCCGCTGGCGGTTCGACTTCCACGGCGAGGCCAACCACGCGGGCACCACCCGCCTGGTGGACCGCCGCGACCCGATGCTCACGTACGCGGCGACCGTCCTCGCGGCCCGCACCGAGGCGGCCCTCGCCGGGGCCGTCGCCACCTTCGGGAAGATCGCCGTCGAGCCCAACGGGGTCAACGCCATCCCCTCGCTGGTGCGCGGCTGGCTCGACTCCCGCGCCGCCGACCAGGCCACCCTCGACACCGTGGTCACCGCCATCGAGAAGGCCGCCCGCGAGCGCGCCGACCAGGACGGCATCGACCTCGCCATCGTCCGGGAGTCCTTCACCCCGGTCGTGGAGTTCGAGCACGCCCTGCGCGACGAGATGAACCGGATCCTGGGCGGGGCCGTCCCCGTCCTGGGCACCGGGGCGGGACACGACGCCGGAATCCTCTCCGCCGCCGTCCCGACCGCCATGCTGTTCGTACGGAACCCGACCGGCGTCTCCCACTCCCCGCGGGAGTTCGCCGCCGAGGACGACTGCGTGGCCGGCGTCCTCGCCCTCGCCGACGTACTGGAAGGCCTGGCATGCCGCTGA
- the hutU gene encoding urocanate hydratase, which yields MSGPRPVRAARGTQLSTLGWQQEAALRMLQNNLDPEVAEHPDKLVVYGGTGKAARDWRSFDAMVRTLRTLKQDETMLVQSGRPVGVMQTHEWAPRVLLANSNLVGDWANWEEFRRLEALGLTMYGQMTAGSWIYIGTQGILQGTYETFAAVAAKKFNGTLAGTITLTAGLGGMGGAQPLAVTMNDGVAICIDVDPRAIERRIEHRYLDVKADNLAHALQLAVEARDARKPLSIGLLGNAAELLPQMLAEGAPIDIVTDQTSAHDPLAYLPIGVDFDDMASYAAEKAADFTQRARESMAKHVEAMVGFMDAGAEVFDYGNSIRGEAQLAGYDRAFDFPGFVPAYIRPLFCEGKGPFRWAALSGEASDIHKTDKAMLELFPENESLHRWIKMAGERVHFQGLPARICWLGYGERDKAGERFNEMVADGTLAAPLAIGRDHLDCGSVASPYRETEAMLDGSDAIADWPLLNAMVNVASGASWVSIHHGGGVGMGRSIHAGQVTVADGTKLAGEKIRRVLTNDPGMGVIRHVDAGYDIAESVADERGVRVPMREGDDA from the coding sequence ATGTCAGGACCCCGCCCCGTACGGGCAGCGCGAGGCACGCAGCTCAGCACCCTGGGATGGCAGCAGGAGGCCGCCCTGCGGATGCTCCAGAACAACCTGGACCCCGAGGTCGCCGAGCACCCCGACAAGCTGGTCGTCTACGGCGGCACCGGCAAGGCCGCGCGCGACTGGCGCTCCTTCGACGCGATGGTGCGCACGCTGCGGACCCTCAAGCAGGACGAGACCATGCTCGTCCAGTCCGGCCGCCCGGTCGGCGTGATGCAGACCCACGAGTGGGCCCCGCGCGTCCTGCTCGCCAACTCCAACCTGGTCGGCGACTGGGCCAACTGGGAGGAGTTCCGGCGCCTGGAGGCCCTCGGCCTCACCATGTACGGCCAGATGACCGCCGGTTCCTGGATCTACATCGGCACCCAGGGCATCCTGCAGGGCACGTACGAGACCTTCGCGGCCGTCGCGGCCAAGAAGTTCAACGGCACCCTCGCGGGCACCATCACCCTCACCGCCGGCCTCGGCGGCATGGGCGGCGCCCAGCCGCTGGCCGTGACGATGAACGACGGCGTCGCGATCTGCATCGACGTCGACCCGCGCGCCATCGAGCGCCGCATCGAGCACCGCTACCTCGACGTCAAGGCCGACAACCTGGCGCACGCGCTCCAGCTCGCCGTCGAGGCCCGCGACGCCCGCAAGCCGCTCTCCATCGGCCTCCTCGGCAACGCGGCCGAGCTGCTGCCGCAGATGCTCGCCGAGGGCGCCCCGATCGACATCGTCACGGACCAGACCTCCGCGCACGACCCGCTGGCCTACCTCCCGATCGGCGTCGACTTCGACGACATGGCCTCCTACGCGGCCGAGAAGGCCGCCGACTTCACCCAGCGGGCCCGCGAGTCGATGGCCAAGCACGTCGAGGCCATGGTCGGCTTCATGGACGCCGGCGCCGAGGTCTTCGACTACGGCAACTCCATCCGCGGCGAGGCCCAGCTGGCCGGCTACGACCGCGCCTTCGACTTCCCCGGCTTCGTCCCGGCCTACATCCGGCCGCTGTTCTGCGAGGGCAAGGGCCCGTTCCGCTGGGCGGCGCTGTCCGGCGAGGCCTCGGACATCCACAAGACCGACAAGGCGATGCTCGAACTCTTCCCGGAGAACGAGTCCCTGCACCGCTGGATCAAGATGGCGGGCGAGCGCGTCCACTTCCAGGGCCTGCCGGCGCGCATCTGCTGGCTCGGCTACGGCGAGCGCGACAAGGCGGGCGAGCGCTTCAACGAGATGGTGGCCGACGGCACCCTGGCCGCCCCGCTGGCCATCGGCCGCGACCACCTCGACTGCGGCTCCGTCGCCTCCCCGTACCGCGAGACCGAGGCCATGCTCGACGGCTCCGACGCGATCGCCGACTGGCCGCTGCTGAACGCCATGGTCAACGTCGCCTCCGGCGCCTCCTGGGTCTCCATCCACCACGGCGGCGGCGTCGGCATGGGCCGCTCGATCCACGCGGGCCAGGTCACCGTCGCCGACGGCACCAAGCTCGCCGGCGAGAAGATCCGCCGCGTCCTCACCAACGACCCCGGCATGGGCGTCATCCGCCACGTCGACGCCGGCTACGACATCGCCGAGTCGGTGGCCGACGAGCGCGGCGTCCGCGTCCCCATGCGCGAGGGCGACGACGCGTGA
- a CDS encoding diaminopimelate decarboxylase, whose protein sequence is MADETHTAADAADAAARRDLAVRAAVEQGLVGGTEGTEPLVCLLDVAGIRASAGALTAAFSAALPPGTPVLHAFAVKAAPLVPVLRLLAEAGLGCEVASPGELALARAAGVAPDRTVLDSPAKTAAELREALALGIAVNADSRQELERLDALVAASTTASPVGIRINPQTGAGAIDALSTATATSKFGVALRDPGAREWLVRAFLERPWLTRLHTHSGSQGVPLSLIAEGVRELHALAEEINAAAGRRQVDTLDIGGGLPVNFTSDASAPTYAQYVAALRAAAPALFRGRYGLVTEFGRSLLAKHGLVLSRVEYTKTTGGRPIALTHAGVQLATRTVYAPQAWPLRILPYDAKGAPKTGPPVAQDIAGPACFAGDLLATARELPELAPGDLIAVPDTGAYFFTAHYGYNSLPRPAVHGFTTTPSGAVRFALARPAQSLSALTAEAGAALRDALL, encoded by the coding sequence ATGGCTGACGAGACGCACACGGCGGCGGACGCGGCGGACGCCGCCGCCCGCCGGGACCTGGCCGTACGGGCCGCCGTCGAGCAGGGCCTGGTGGGCGGTACGGAGGGGACGGAGCCGCTGGTCTGCCTGCTGGACGTGGCCGGAATCCGGGCCTCGGCAGGCGCCCTGACCGCCGCTTTCTCGGCCGCGCTGCCGCCCGGCACCCCGGTGCTGCACGCCTTCGCGGTCAAGGCCGCACCGCTGGTCCCCGTGCTGCGGCTGCTCGCGGAGGCCGGGCTCGGCTGCGAGGTGGCCAGCCCCGGCGAGCTGGCGCTGGCCCGGGCTGCGGGGGTGGCGCCGGACCGCACCGTGCTGGACTCCCCCGCCAAGACCGCGGCCGAACTGCGCGAGGCGCTGGCCCTCGGGATCGCCGTCAACGCCGACAGCCGGCAGGAACTGGAACGCCTGGACGCGCTCGTCGCCGCCTCGACCACCGCCTCGCCCGTCGGGATCCGGATCAACCCGCAGACGGGCGCCGGCGCCATCGACGCCCTCTCCACCGCCACCGCGACCTCGAAGTTCGGGGTCGCGCTGCGCGATCCGGGGGCGCGCGAGTGGCTCGTACGGGCCTTCCTGGAACGACCGTGGCTCACCCGGCTGCACACCCACTCGGGCTCCCAGGGCGTCCCGCTGTCCCTGATCGCCGAAGGCGTACGGGAACTGCACGCCCTGGCCGAGGAGATCAACGCGGCGGCCGGGCGCCGCCAGGTCGACACCCTCGACATCGGCGGCGGCCTGCCGGTGAACTTCACGTCGGACGCCTCGGCGCCGACGTACGCGCAGTACGTGGCGGCCCTGCGCGCGGCCGCCCCGGCCCTGTTCCGCGGCCGCTACGGCCTGGTGACGGAGTTCGGCCGGTCCCTGCTGGCCAAGCACGGGCTGGTGCTCTCACGGGTCGAGTACACGAAGACCACCGGGGGCCGCCCGATCGCGCTCACGCACGCGGGGGTCCAGCTGGCCACCCGTACGGTCTACGCGCCCCAGGCGTGGCCGCTGCGGATCCTGCCGTACGACGCGAAGGGCGCCCCGAAGACGGGCCCGCCCGTCGCCCAGGACATCGCGGGCCCGGCCTGCTTCGCGGGCGACCTGCTGGCCACGGCCCGGGAGCTGCCGGAGCTGGCCCCGGGCGACCTGATCGCGGTCCCGGACACGGGCGCGTACTTCTTCACGGCCCACTACGGCTACAACAGCCTCCCGCGCCCGGCGGTCCACGGCTTCACCACGACCCCCTCGGGCGCGGTCCGCTTCGCCCTGGCCCGCCCGGCGCAGTCGCTGTCCGCCCTGACCGCGGAGGCCGGAGCCGCCCTCCGCGACGCGCTGCTCTGA
- a CDS encoding MurR/RpiR family transcriptional regulator yields the protein MSDSPAARLQKLFEGHRLTPTQRRIAHCMVRGAAEVPFLSSVELAELAGVSQPSVTRFAVALGFDGYPALRRHLREVAPAERPEAAGEDAYNEYQQAVQGEIENLRRLSAMLADPAPVQEAGRVLAGSRPLPVLGLRAASSQARGFAYFAAKVHPDVRLLDEGGSMLADRIDACVAAGASALLCFALPRHPREVAEALEHSRAAGLTVVTVADSAFAPVARHSDLLIPAPVGTGLAFDTACAPMLLGRVLLEAMADALPDAQARLEAFDARAAARGLFVE from the coding sequence ATGAGCGACAGCCCGGCCGCGCGGCTGCAGAAGCTGTTCGAGGGGCACCGGCTGACACCCACCCAGCGGCGGATCGCACACTGCATGGTGCGCGGGGCGGCGGAGGTGCCGTTCCTGTCGAGCGTGGAGCTCGCGGAGCTGGCGGGGGTCAGCCAGCCGTCGGTGACCCGGTTCGCGGTGGCGCTCGGCTTCGACGGGTACCCAGCGCTGCGCAGGCACCTGCGCGAGGTGGCCCCCGCCGAGCGCCCGGAGGCCGCCGGCGAGGACGCGTACAACGAGTACCAGCAGGCCGTCCAGGGCGAGATCGAGAACCTGCGCCGGCTGTCGGCCATGCTCGCCGACCCCGCCCCGGTCCAGGAGGCCGGCCGGGTGCTCGCCGGGTCGAGGCCGCTGCCGGTGCTCGGGCTGCGCGCGGCGTCCTCGCAGGCGCGCGGGTTCGCGTACTTCGCCGCCAAGGTGCATCCGGACGTACGCCTCCTCGACGAGGGCGGCTCGATGCTCGCCGACCGGATCGACGCCTGTGTCGCGGCCGGCGCCTCCGCGCTGCTGTGCTTCGCGCTGCCCCGGCACCCCCGGGAGGTCGCCGAGGCCCTGGAGCACAGCCGCGCGGCCGGGCTGACGGTCGTCACCGTCGCGGACTCGGCGTTCGCCCCCGTGGCCCGCCACTCGGACCTGCTGATCCCGGCGCCCGTCGGGACCGGGCTGGCCTTCGACACGGCCTGCGCGCCGATGCTGCTCGGCCGGGTGCTGCTGGAGGCCATGGCGGACGCCCTGCCGGACGCCCAGGCCCGCCTGGAGGCCTTCGACGCCCGGGCCGCGGCGCGCGGGCTGTTCGTGGAGTAG
- a CDS encoding cystathionine beta-synthase, translating into MQFHDSMISLVGNTPLVKLNRVTEGLQATVLAKVEYFNPGGSVKDRIAVRMIEAAEQSGALKPGGTIVEPTSGNTGVGLAIVAQQKGYKCIFVCPDKVSMDKINVMRAYGAEVVVCPTAVDPEHPDSYYNVSDRLAREPGAWKPDQYSNPNNPRSHYETTGPELWDQTDGKITHFVAGVGTGGTISGTGNYLKEVSGGTVKVIGADPEGSVYSGGSGRPYLVEGVGEDFWPTAYDPNVTDEIIAVSDKDSFQMTRRLAKEEGLLVGGSCGMAVVAALKAAEGLGPDDVVVVLLPDSGRGYLSKIFSDEWMAGHGFLEEAGPAARIGDVLNDKEGGIPSLVHMHPEETVGEAIEVLREYGVSQMPIVKPGAGHPDVMAAEVIGSVVEKELLAALFAQRAALTDPLEKHMSSPLPQVGSGEPVSELMSVLGEADAAIVLVEGKPTGVVSRQDLLAFLAKAPK; encoded by the coding sequence GTGCAATTCCACGACTCGATGATCAGCCTCGTCGGCAACACCCCGCTGGTGAAGCTCAACCGTGTGACCGAAGGCCTCCAGGCCACCGTGCTCGCGAAGGTCGAGTACTTCAATCCCGGCGGTTCGGTGAAGGACCGGATCGCCGTTCGGATGATCGAGGCGGCCGAGCAGAGCGGAGCCCTCAAGCCCGGCGGCACCATCGTGGAGCCGACCAGCGGCAACACGGGTGTAGGACTCGCCATCGTGGCCCAGCAGAAGGGCTACAAGTGCATCTTCGTCTGCCCTGACAAGGTGTCCATGGACAAGATCAACGTGATGCGCGCGTACGGAGCCGAGGTCGTGGTCTGCCCGACCGCCGTCGACCCGGAGCACCCGGACTCGTACTACAACGTCTCCGACCGCCTCGCGCGCGAGCCCGGCGCCTGGAAGCCCGACCAGTACAGCAACCCGAACAACCCCCGTTCGCACTACGAGACCACCGGTCCCGAGCTGTGGGACCAGACGGACGGGAAGATCACCCACTTCGTCGCGGGCGTCGGCACGGGCGGCACGATTTCGGGTACGGGCAACTACCTCAAGGAGGTGTCCGGCGGCACGGTCAAGGTCATCGGCGCCGACCCCGAGGGCTCGGTCTACTCCGGCGGCTCGGGCCGTCCGTACCTGGTCGAGGGCGTCGGCGAGGACTTCTGGCCGACCGCCTACGACCCGAACGTGACGGACGAGATCATCGCGGTGTCCGACAAGGACTCCTTCCAGATGACCCGCCGCCTCGCCAAGGAGGAGGGCCTGCTCGTCGGCGGCTCCTGCGGCATGGCGGTCGTCGCGGCGCTGAAGGCCGCCGAGGGTCTCGGCCCGGACGACGTGGTCGTCGTCCTGCTGCCGGACAGCGGCCGCGGCTACCTCAGCAAGATCTTCAGCGACGAGTGGATGGCTGGACACGGCTTCCTGGAGGAGGCCGGCCCCGCCGCGCGCATCGGCGACGTGCTGAACGACAAGGAGGGCGGCATCCCCTCCCTGGTCCACATGCACCCCGAGGAGACGGTGGGCGAGGCCATCGAGGTGCTGCGCGAGTACGGCGTCTCGCAGATGCCGATCGTCAAGCCGGGCGCGGGCCACCCGGACGTGATGGCGGCCGAGGTCATCGGCTCGGTGGTGGAGAAGGAGCTGCTGGCGGCGCTGTTCGCGCAGCGGGCCGCGCTGACGGACCCGCTGGAGAAGCACATGAGCTCGCCGCTGCCGCAGGTCGGCTCGGGCGAGCCGGTGTCGGAGCTGATGTCGGTGCTGGGCGAGGCGGACGCGGCGATCGTGCTGGTCGAGGGCAAGCCGACCGGTGTGGTCAGCCGGCAGGACCTGCTGGCGTTCCTGGCGAAGGCGCCGAAGTAG
- a CDS encoding SGNH/GDSL hydrolase family protein, which translates to MSRARTARRIAAGAAYGGGGIGLIGVAAVGVVVAELQFAKRTVGSGLPDPPRADGLYGSEFGGPELSPGPLRLAMLGDSTAAGLGVRRARQTPGALLASGLAAVAERPVELRNVALSGAMSDDLDRQAGVLLQDGTPPPDVAVIMIGANDVTRRMPPTQSVRLLTAAVRRLRLAGTEVVVGTCPDLGTIEPVYQPLRWMARRVSRQLAAAQTIGVVALGGRTVSMGDLLGPEFAANPREMFGPDSYHPSAEGYATAAMAVLPTVCAVLGVWPESDRLDHTRDEDMLPVAKAASAAAGQAGTEVTAARAPWALLKHRRRRRMPSGPEIGQPGDHEADHEEPPADAPPEDPSRGPAQGPVQDPARAGDAPKRPSSHAKAGDLDGTGR; encoded by the coding sequence GTGTCCAGAGCGAGGACGGCCCGCCGGATCGCGGCGGGAGCGGCGTACGGCGGTGGCGGGATCGGACTCATCGGGGTCGCCGCAGTCGGCGTGGTGGTGGCCGAGCTGCAGTTCGCGAAGCGGACGGTGGGGAGCGGGCTGCCGGATCCGCCGCGCGCCGACGGCCTGTACGGGAGCGAGTTCGGCGGGCCGGAACTGAGCCCGGGCCCGTTGCGGCTGGCCATGCTGGGCGATTCCACGGCCGCCGGGCTGGGCGTGAGACGGGCGAGACAGACCCCGGGCGCCCTGCTGGCCTCCGGCCTCGCGGCGGTGGCCGAGCGGCCCGTGGAGCTGCGCAACGTGGCCCTCTCGGGAGCGATGTCGGACGACCTCGACAGACAGGCGGGCGTCCTCCTCCAGGATGGCACCCCGCCCCCGGATGTGGCGGTGATCATGATCGGCGCGAACGACGTGACGCGCCGGATGCCGCCGACCCAGTCGGTCCGCCTCCTCACCGCCGCCGTGCGCAGGCTGCGCCTGGCGGGCACCGAGGTCGTGGTCGGCACCTGTCCCGACCTGGGGACGATCGAGCCCGTCTACCAGCCGCTGCGCTGGATGGCCCGCCGCGTCTCGCGCCAGCTGGCCGCCGCCCAGACGATCGGCGTGGTCGCGCTGGGCGGCCGTACGGTCTCCATGGGCGACCTGCTCGGCCCGGAGTTCGCCGCGAACCCGCGCGAGATGTTCGGCCCGGACTCCTACCACCCCTCCGCCGAGGGGTACGCGACCGCCGCGATGGCCGTCCTGCCCACCGTGTGCGCCGTGCTCGGCGTCTGGCCGGAGTCCGACCGGCTGGACCACACCCGCGACGAGGACATGCTCCCCGTGGCCAAGGCGGCGTCCGCGGCCGCCGGACAGGCGGGTACGGAGGTCACGGCCGCCCGCGCCCCCTGGGCCCTGCTCAAGCACCGGCGGCGCCGGCGGATGCCCAGCGGGCCGGAGATCGGCCAGCCGGGAGACCACGAGGCAGACCACGAGGAGCCGCCCGCCGACGCGCCCCCCGAGGACCCGTCGCGGGGCCCGGCACAGGGCCCGGTGCAGGACCCGGCGCGGGCCGGGGACGCGCCGAAGCGACCCTCATCACACGCCAAGGCCGGTGACCTCGACGGTACGGGCCGGTAA